From a region of the Laspinema palackyanum D2c genome:
- a CDS encoding ABC transporter ATP-binding protein has translation MTDTVLDVRNLQVQFFTEGRPVQAVDQISFKVPRGQTIGIVGESGSGKSVTSLAVMGLVPTPGRISGGEIWFRGTQEEEPIDLLTLPPQAKQQYRGGKISMIFQEPMSSLNPVYNIGFQLTEAILLHHQVSESEARRRAVAALQEVKLLPSDAELREQVQLPETATDREIMQQVNQQKLAILKRYPHELSGGQIQRVMIAMAISCDPTLLIADEPTTALDVTVQARILELMRDLRDRRGMSMMFITHDLGVIAEIADQVAVMYQGKIVEQGSVLQIFSNPQHPYTKGLLACRPRPDRRLIYLPTVSDFMEVVTNASGDREIREKHSETHDSLDGVTNIQEVSEADIEKRLTELQQKSPLLEVRNLEVAFPVRGIFGETQRYVMAVNGVSFEVYPGETLGLVGESGCGKTTLARTLLRLIEPTAGKVLFEGQDVGKLEGRKLRQVRREMQIVFQNPFSSLNPRMSIGNLVMEPLKIHGVGESSRQRRERSAYLLERVGLNAELMNRYPHEFSGGQRQRICIARALALNPKFIICDESVSALDVSVQAQVLNLLKELQEEFKLTYIFISHDLSVVKFMSDRILVMNKGKIEEVGPAESIYSNPQKDYTRSLIASIPTGTLDRIQEQQAQRQVSA, from the coding sequence ATGACTGACACCGTTCTTGACGTTCGCAATCTGCAAGTCCAATTTTTCACCGAAGGAAGACCCGTTCAAGCTGTTGACCAGATTTCGTTTAAAGTCCCACGCGGCCAAACCATAGGCATTGTCGGGGAGTCGGGTTCTGGGAAATCCGTCACTTCCCTGGCGGTGATGGGATTAGTGCCGACTCCGGGACGGATTTCCGGGGGCGAAATTTGGTTTCGAGGGACTCAGGAAGAAGAACCCATCGATTTATTGACCCTGCCTCCCCAAGCGAAACAGCAGTATCGCGGGGGCAAAATTTCGATGATTTTTCAGGAACCGATGAGTTCTCTGAACCCGGTTTATAATATCGGATTTCAACTCACTGAAGCGATTTTACTGCATCATCAAGTATCAGAATCTGAGGCGAGAAGACGGGCAGTTGCTGCGTTACAAGAGGTGAAGTTGCTCCCGAGTGATGCCGAATTGCGCGAACAGGTGCAGCTACCCGAAACGGCAACGGACCGGGAAATCATGCAACAGGTGAATCAGCAAAAATTGGCAATTTTGAAGCGCTATCCCCATGAATTGTCTGGGGGTCAAATTCAGCGGGTGATGATTGCTATGGCGATTTCCTGTGACCCCACGTTGCTGATTGCGGATGAACCGACAACGGCCTTGGATGTGACAGTCCAGGCGAGAATTCTCGAATTAATGCGGGATTTGCGCGATCGCCGGGGAATGTCCATGATGTTTATTACCCATGACCTTGGGGTGATTGCGGAAATCGCCGATCAAGTGGCGGTGATGTATCAAGGGAAAATTGTCGAACAGGGTTCAGTTTTGCAAATATTTTCTAATCCCCAACATCCTTATACAAAAGGTTTATTAGCTTGTCGTCCCCGTCCCGATCGCCGGTTAATTTATCTGCCGACGGTTTCGGATTTTATGGAAGTGGTCACCAATGCCAGTGGCGATCGCGAAATTCGAGAAAAACACAGCGAAACTCACGATTCTCTGGATGGAGTAACAAACATCCAAGAAGTCAGTGAGGCGGACATCGAAAAACGGTTAACTGAGTTACAGCAAAAGTCTCCTCTGCTAGAAGTTCGTAACCTAGAAGTCGCTTTTCCGGTGCGCGGTATCTTTGGAGAAACCCAACGGTATGTGATGGCAGTGAATGGGGTTTCTTTTGAAGTGTATCCGGGAGAAACCTTGGGATTAGTGGGAGAATCCGGTTGTGGTAAAACCACCCTTGCTCGCACTTTATTAAGATTAATTGAACCCACTGCCGGGAAAGTCTTATTTGAAGGGCAAGATGTCGGCAAACTGGAAGGGAGAAAGTTGCGACAAGTGCGCCGAGAAATGCAAATTGTTTTTCAAAATCCCTTTAGTTCCCTTAATCCCCGGATGAGCATTGGGAACTTGGTGATGGAACCGTTAAAAATACATGGAGTCGGAGAAAGTTCACGCCAACGACGAGAGCGATCGGCCTATTTATTAGAACGAGTGGGATTAAATGCGGAATTGATGAATCGCTATCCTCATGAGTTTTCTGGAGGTCAACGCCAACGGATTTGTATCGCGAGAGCATTAGCGCTGAATCCTAAGTTTATTATTTGTGATGAATCGGTTTCGGCCTTAGATGTATCGGTCCAGGCGCAGGTGTTGAATTTGTTAAAAGAATTACAGGAGGAGTTTAAACTCACCTATATTTTTATTTCCCATGATTTGAGTGTGGTCAAGTTTATGAGCGATCGCATTCTAGTCATGAATAAAGGCAAGATAGAAGAAGTGGGTCCCGCCGAAAGCATCTACAGCAACCCTCAAAAAGACTACACGCGATCGCTCATCGCCTCCATCCCCACCGGCACCCTCGATCGCATCCAAGAACAACAAGCACAGCGGCAGGTGTCGGCGTAG
- a CDS encoding GNAT family N-acetyltransferase, with translation MTLTLYPDLPTLESDRLILRKMSREDAPDLFEYASDPEVAQYTTWHPHQSLEDSYIFLNSILEKYQTHKSGDWGIIHKGDCKLIGTCGFVNWVQADHHAEIGYALSRRYWGKGYMPEAVKAVLAFGFQETNLNRIEARCKLPNHPSARVMEKVGMKYEGILRQQMFSKGRFDDMKLYAILREDWENLSK, from the coding sequence ATGACTCTAACTTTATATCCTGACTTACCAACCCTGGAAAGCGATCGGCTCATTCTTAGAAAAATGAGCCGAGAGGATGCACCGGATCTGTTTGAGTATGCCTCAGACCCTGAAGTAGCCCAATACACAACCTGGCACCCCCATCAATCCCTAGAAGACAGCTATATTTTTTTAAATTCTATCCTCGAAAAATATCAGACCCATAAAAGTGGTGATTGGGGCATTATCCATAAAGGCGACTGCAAATTAATCGGCACTTGTGGTTTCGTCAACTGGGTTCAAGCTGATCATCACGCTGAAATCGGCTATGCTTTATCCCGACGCTATTGGGGAAAAGGATATATGCCCGAAGCTGTAAAAGCTGTCCTCGCCTTTGGCTTTCAGGAAACTAACTTAAACCGGATTGAGGCGCGATGTAAACTGCCTAATCACCCCTCCGCAAGGGTGATGGAAAAAGTTGGCATGAAATATGAAGGAATCCTCCGCCAACAGATGTTTAGCAAAGGCAGATTTGATGATATGAAACTGTATGCCATTTTGCGGGAAGATTGGGAAAATTTATCCAAGTAA
- a CDS encoding glycosyltransferase, with translation MKLSLCTIVKNEEATLPKCLASVKDLVDEMVVLDTGSTDRTVEIAQEFGADVHHFDWCNDFAAARNESLKYAQGDWILVLDADEVLTPEVVPQIKELINGSGNAQPKPYLLMNLIRQEVGAQQSPYSLVSRLFRNQPGIQFERPYHAMIDDSVQRMLQQQSNQWQVGSLMEVAILHEGYQAEAIASRDKLTRARESMESYLAAHPNDAYTCSKLGALYVQTGEIKRGMQLLKLGLAASTRLEPLVVYELHYHLGIAYTRQQKLSKAKAQYEKAVALPILEPIKLGAYNNLGNLLLETGNLTGAIATYQKVLQIDPSLSSAYFNLGIALKEKKQIPLAIAAYYKAIQLNPNYAEAYQNLGVALLKGGNILDGLEAFRRAVSLYEQRKSPAGPALRQSLKDMGFKI, from the coding sequence ATGAAGCTGAGTCTTTGCACCATTGTCAAAAACGAAGAAGCTACCCTTCCCAAATGTCTTGCCAGCGTCAAGGATCTGGTAGATGAAATGGTGGTTCTTGATACCGGATCCACCGATCGCACCGTAGAAATCGCCCAAGAGTTTGGGGCTGATGTTCATCACTTCGACTGGTGCAATGATTTTGCTGCGGCGCGAAATGAATCCCTTAAATATGCTCAAGGGGACTGGATTCTCGTATTAGATGCAGATGAAGTGTTAACCCCGGAAGTTGTCCCCCAAATCAAAGAATTGATTAATGGAAGTGGCAACGCCCAACCGAAACCCTATCTTTTAATGAACTTAATTCGTCAAGAAGTCGGGGCGCAACAATCCCCTTATTCCCTGGTTTCACGCTTGTTTAGAAATCAACCGGGAATCCAGTTTGAGCGGCCCTATCATGCCATGATTGATGATAGTGTGCAGCGGATGTTACAGCAGCAATCCAATCAATGGCAGGTGGGTTCGTTGATGGAGGTGGCAATTTTACATGAAGGGTATCAAGCCGAAGCGATCGCCTCCCGAGATAAATTGACCCGGGCCCGAGAATCAATGGAATCCTATCTCGCCGCCCATCCCAACGATGCTTATACTTGCAGCAAACTCGGGGCCTTGTATGTGCAAACCGGAGAGATTAAACGGGGGATGCAGTTATTAAAACTGGGATTAGCCGCCAGTACAAGGTTAGAACCCCTGGTTGTGTATGAACTGCATTATCATTTGGGAATCGCCTATACGCGCCAGCAGAAACTGAGCAAAGCCAAAGCGCAGTATGAAAAAGCGGTTGCCCTGCCGATTTTAGAACCCATCAAATTGGGGGCGTATAATAACTTGGGGAACCTCCTGCTGGAAACCGGAAATCTCACCGGGGCGATCGCCACCTATCAAAAAGTCTTACAAATCGACCCCTCCCTGAGTTCCGCCTATTTTAACCTGGGAATTGCCTTGAAAGAAAAAAAGCAAATTCCCCTGGCGATCGCCGCCTATTACAAAGCCATTCAACTCAATCCCAACTATGCCGAAGCGTACCAAAATCTTGGCGTTGCCTTACTCAAAGGGGGGAATATTTTAGATGGATTAGAAGCCTTTCGACGGGCCGTTTCCCTCTATGAACAACGGAAATCCCCTGCGGGTCCAGCGTTGCGCCAAAGTTTAAAAGACATGGGATTTAAAATCTGA
- a CDS encoding fasciclin domain-containing protein, with protein MKSKFWNGFNKKVALFLGVAGTSLLMGLPVVAGVSTAADKMTDSNEAIAQSGTQTPASTMETSQQTIADIAAGSESFSTLTTALEAAGLTDTLSGEGPFTVFAPTDEAFAALPEGTLEQLLQPENRQLLVQVLTYHVVEGSVMSGDLSTTQVPSIEGRSINVTVGDDGVMVNSANVVQADIQASNGVIHVIDKVILPPQM; from the coding sequence ATGAAGTCTAAATTTTGGAACGGTTTCAACAAAAAAGTTGCTCTCTTTTTGGGTGTTGCAGGGACAAGTTTACTGATGGGATTGCCTGTGGTGGCAGGGGTTAGCACCGCAGCAGATAAGATGACCGATTCTAATGAGGCGATCGCTCAATCTGGGACTCAAACCCCCGCGAGCACAATGGAAACGAGTCAACAGACAATTGCTGACATTGCTGCGGGTAGCGAATCCTTCTCCACCCTCACTACCGCTTTAGAAGCTGCCGGTTTAACCGATACCCTCTCCGGTGAAGGTCCCTTCACCGTGTTTGCACCCACCGATGAGGCATTTGCCGCTTTACCCGAAGGCACTTTAGAGCAGTTATTACAGCCGGAAAACCGCCAGCTTTTGGTTCAAGTTTTAACCTATCATGTCGTAGAGGGTTCAGTCATGTCTGGGGATTTGAGCACCACGCAAGTTCCCAGCATTGAAGGACGTTCCATCAATGTGACAGTGGGTGACGATGGCGTTATGGTCAATAGTGCTAACGTGGTTCAAGCCGATATCCAAGCCAGTAACGGCGTGATTCATGTGATTGATAAAGTAATTCTGCCGCCTCAAATGTAG
- a CDS encoding WecB/TagA/CpsF family glycosyltransferase, giving the protein MLQVLQKFSVLGLPVHITTHYRDWLQSRLQQRQGTQVVTLNAEMAMQALENLDLAEVIHQADLVIPDGAGVVFYFLVRGRKIQRCPGIELAESLVQLAGDLGEDCSTFFFGGKPGIAEIAAKRWQTELPGLAIAGTQDGYLSPENEPAFKARLQQLQPRLILVGLGVPRQEFWIRENRHLCPDAIWVGVGGSFDIWSGQKERAPVWLQRLQMEWAYRLYQEPWRWRRMLALPHFAWISLKSALRQ; this is encoded by the coding sequence ATGTTACAGGTGTTGCAAAAATTTTCTGTATTGGGACTGCCGGTTCATATTACCACTCATTATCGAGACTGGTTACAGTCACGGTTGCAGCAACGCCAGGGTACTCAGGTCGTGACGCTGAATGCGGAAATGGCGATGCAAGCGCTAGAAAATCTGGACCTCGCTGAGGTGATTCATCAGGCGGATTTGGTGATTCCTGATGGTGCCGGAGTGGTGTTTTACTTTCTCGTCAGAGGTCGAAAAATCCAGCGATGTCCTGGGATTGAACTGGCGGAGTCCTTGGTGCAGTTAGCGGGGGATTTGGGGGAGGACTGTTCCACCTTTTTCTTTGGGGGGAAACCGGGAATTGCTGAAATAGCGGCGAAGCGATGGCAAACGGAGTTACCCGGATTGGCGATCGCCGGGACCCAGGACGGATATCTGTCTCCAGAGAATGAACCTGCATTCAAAGCGCGCCTTCAACAACTGCAACCCCGCTTGATTTTAGTCGGATTAGGCGTTCCCCGACAAGAGTTTTGGATTCGAGAAAATCGCCATTTATGTCCCGACGCAATTTGGGTGGGAGTTGGCGGTAGTTTCGATATTTGGTCAGGTCAAAAAGAACGAGCACCTGTTTGGTTGCAACGCCTCCAGATGGAGTGGGCCTACCGTCTCTATCAAGAACCCTGGCGTTGGCGACGGATGTTAGCATTGCCCCATTTCGCCTGGATTTCCCTGAAAAGCGCCCTCCGTCAGTAA
- a CDS encoding phosphoglycerate kinase, protein MPKKTVANLSASDLSGKRVLVRADFNVPLDDAGNITDDTRIRAALPTIQDLTGKGAKVILSSHFGRPKGQVNEKMRLTPVAKRLSELLGQEVIKCDDCIGDEVASKVQGMENGQVALLENVRFYAEEEKNDPEFAKKLASVADLYVNDAFGTAHRAHASTEGVTHYLSPSVAGSLMEKELQYLKGAIEEPQRPLAAIIGGSKVSSKIGVIETLLEKCDKLLLGGGMIFTFLKARGISVGNSLVEDDKLELAKSLEAKAKERGVAMLLPTDVVIADKFGADANTQIVSVENIPDGWMGLDIGPDSVKTFQDALADCKTVIWNGPMGVFEIDKFAKGTEAIAHTLSELTPKGTTTIIGGGDSVAAVEKVGLADKMSHISTGGGASLELLEGKELPGVAALDEA, encoded by the coding sequence ATGCCCAAGAAAACTGTAGCAAATTTGTCAGCCTCAGACCTATCCGGTAAACGGGTGTTAGTTCGTGCTGACTTTAATGTACCCCTCGACGATGCTGGTAACATCACCGATGATACCCGGATTCGGGCTGCATTGCCGACGATTCAAGATTTAACGGGTAAAGGGGCCAAAGTTATTCTGTCCAGCCACTTTGGACGTCCCAAGGGTCAGGTGAATGAAAAAATGCGCCTCACCCCAGTTGCCAAGCGCCTCTCGGAATTATTGGGTCAAGAAGTCATCAAATGCGATGACTGCATTGGCGATGAGGTGGCAAGCAAGGTCCAAGGCATGGAAAACGGCCAAGTTGCCTTACTGGAAAATGTCCGGTTCTATGCTGAGGAAGAGAAAAATGACCCAGAATTTGCCAAAAAGCTGGCTTCTGTGGCCGATTTGTATGTGAATGATGCCTTTGGAACGGCCCACCGTGCCCATGCTTCCACCGAAGGGGTGACCCATTACCTGAGTCCCTCGGTTGCTGGGTCTTTGATGGAGAAAGAACTGCAATACCTCAAAGGGGCGATCGAAGAACCTCAGCGTCCTCTGGCGGCGATTATTGGCGGTTCCAAGGTTTCTAGCAAAATTGGCGTCATCGAAACCTTGTTAGAGAAGTGTGACAAACTTCTCCTCGGTGGTGGGATGATTTTCACCTTCTTAAAAGCGCGCGGCATCAGCGTGGGGAATTCCTTGGTGGAAGATGACAAGCTAGAGTTAGCCAAGTCATTGGAAGCGAAGGCAAAAGAACGCGGCGTGGCGATGTTATTGCCAACCGATGTGGTGATTGCAGACAAATTTGGTGCCGATGCCAATACGCAAATTGTCAGCGTGGAAAATATCCCGGATGGTTGGATGGGATTGGATATTGGTCCTGATTCCGTAAAAACCTTCCAAGACGCTCTTGCCGATTGCAAGACGGTGATTTGGAATGGACCGATGGGTGTGTTTGAAATCGACAAATTCGCCAAAGGAACCGAGGCGATCGCCCATACTTTATCCGAACTGACCCCCAAAGGCACTACCACCATCATCGGTGGTGGCGACTCCGTGGCAGCCGTGGAAAAAGTCGGATTGGCCGATAAAATGAGCCACATTTCCACCGGCGGCGGTGCCAGCTTAGAATTACTCGAAGGCAAGGAACTCCCCGGAGTTGCCGCCTTAGATGAAGCCTAA
- a CDS encoding calcium-binding protein — MIPGVLPGDLACGCLSTLIPEEPDPGAVPGPTAPGAPPGEALNPADFLDLQDDALRPDDFRLSPGQLAERPGGVRALAGDDTVIGATSNELINGNLGTDLLFGRGGNDTLRGGQDNDAVYGEEGDDILNGNRGDDLVLGGRGNDVVRGGQDNDLLIGGEGNDTLIGDFGLDRMVGGSGTDLFVLRTDAASTNPEQADIILDFNNDRIGLTEGVTANDLVFQPFTRDLPAELDILQTYTTDDVLVLSELSPGQLDPNDNGQIEGTLIQQESTGRVLAVVLNATDSELRRAITPVPPEILALG, encoded by the coding sequence ATGATACCTGGAGTTTTACCCGGAGATTTAGCCTGTGGTTGCCTGAGTACACTGATCCCAGAAGAACCCGACCCTGGGGCGGTTCCCGGACCGACAGCACCGGGAGCTCCCCCGGGTGAAGCCTTAAACCCGGCGGACTTTCTGGACCTCCAGGATGACGCCCTGCGCCCTGATGATTTTAGGCTGAGTCCGGGACAACTCGCTGAACGCCCAGGGGGAGTAAGAGCTTTAGCCGGGGATGATACGGTCATTGGTGCCACATCAAATGAACTGATCAACGGCAATTTGGGCACCGATCTCTTATTTGGCCGAGGGGGTAATGATACCTTGCGCGGTGGACAGGATAATGATGCCGTTTATGGAGAAGAAGGGGATGATATTCTCAATGGCAATCGCGGGGATGATTTAGTCCTCGGAGGTCGAGGAAACGATGTCGTGCGAGGGGGTCAAGACAACGATTTGCTGATAGGTGGGGAAGGAAATGATACCCTAATCGGTGATTTCGGACTCGATCGCATGGTGGGGGGAAGTGGTACGGATTTATTTGTCCTTCGCACCGACGCCGCCTCCACCAATCCCGAACAAGCGGATATTATTTTGGATTTTAATAACGATCGCATTGGACTCACCGAAGGCGTAACAGCCAATGATTTGGTATTTCAACCCTTTACTCGGGATTTACCAGCCGAACTTGATATTTTGCAAACCTATACGACCGATGATGTTTTGGTGTTAAGTGAATTGTCCCCAGGCCAACTGGACCCGAACGACAATGGACAGATAGAAGGGACATTAATTCAACAGGAGTCCACAGGTAGAGTGTTAGCAGTTGTGCTCAATGCCACCGACAGCGAACTGCGAAGGGCAATCACCCCAGTACCGCCAGAGATTCTAGCCCTAGGGTAA
- a CDS encoding universal stress protein: MFKTVLFPIDESRESREAADTVAQMVKTFNSRLILLSVNEVEVEGEEPPPPERVMTPEAIAELLKNAQSMFSKLGITAETIEREGKPAFIICDVADEINADLVIMGCRGIGLTEEGLADSVTNRVINLAPCPVLIVP, from the coding sequence ATGTTTAAAACTGTTCTTTTTCCGATCGATGAAAGTCGCGAGTCCCGTGAAGCGGCGGATACGGTGGCCCAAATGGTCAAAACCTTCAACTCGCGCTTAATTTTGCTGTCTGTGAATGAGGTTGAGGTGGAGGGAGAGGAACCGCCACCTCCAGAACGGGTGATGACCCCGGAGGCGATCGCAGAATTACTCAAAAATGCTCAGTCAATGTTTTCTAAGCTAGGTATCACAGCGGAAACCATTGAACGGGAAGGAAAACCTGCCTTTATCATTTGCGATGTAGCGGACGAAATCAATGCGGATCTCGTGATTATGGGTTGTCGCGGGATCGGGTTGACGGAAGAGGGTCTCGCCGATAGTGTCACCAACCGGGTGATTAATCTGGCCCCTTGTCCCGTGCTGATTGTACCGTAG
- the cysK gene encoding cysteine synthase A — translation MKIARNITELVGRTPLVDLNRIPQAEGCVARIVVKLEGMNPASSVKDRIGVNMINVAEEEGRIIPGKTILVEPTSGNTGIALAMAAAAKGYQLILTMPETMSQERRLMLGAYGAKVELTPGNMGMKGAISRAQEIVDSTANAYMLQQFSNPANPQIHRETTAEEIWEDTDGAVDFVVAGVGTGGTLTGVAEVLKARKPGFKAIAVEPTTSQVLTGGSAGPHKIQGIGAGFIPDVLKVELIDEVIVVSDDESMAYSRRLAREEGLLSGISAGAALCAAIRLAQRPENEGKLIVMIQPSFGERYLSTPLFQDPELQEAAAIS, via the coding sequence ATGAAAATAGCTCGAAATATTACTGAACTCGTCGGTCGCACTCCTTTAGTCGATTTAAACCGCATTCCTCAAGCCGAAGGTTGTGTGGCTAGAATTGTGGTGAAATTAGAAGGAATGAACCCCGCCTCTTCCGTTAAGGATCGTATCGGCGTCAATATGATTAATGTCGCGGAAGAGGAGGGGAGAATTATTCCGGGAAAAACCATCTTAGTTGAACCGACCTCGGGAAATACCGGAATTGCTCTGGCAATGGCCGCTGCCGCCAAGGGCTATCAACTGATTCTAACGATGCCTGAAACCATGAGTCAAGAGCGCCGATTGATGTTAGGCGCTTATGGGGCTAAGGTGGAATTGACTCCGGGCAATATGGGGATGAAAGGGGCCATCTCTCGCGCTCAAGAAATTGTGGACAGTACCGCGAATGCCTATATGTTGCAACAGTTTAGCAACCCCGCCAACCCGCAGATTCATCGGGAGACGACAGCGGAAGAAATTTGGGAAGATACCGATGGTGCTGTAGACTTTGTGGTTGCTGGGGTCGGAACGGGTGGGACTTTAACCGGAGTGGCAGAAGTGCTCAAGGCGCGCAAACCCGGTTTTAAGGCGATCGCCGTTGAACCCACCACCAGTCAAGTCCTCACCGGCGGATCTGCCGGTCCCCACAAAATTCAAGGCATCGGGGCGGGATTCATTCCCGATGTGTTGAAGGTAGAACTCATTGATGAAGTAATTGTGGTCAGCGATGATGAATCAATGGCCTACAGTCGTCGTTTGGCCCGGGAAGAAGGTCTCCTCTCGGGTATTTCTGCGGGTGCTGCCTTATGCGCCGCGATCCGCCTCGCTCAACGGCCAGAAAATGAAGGTAAACTGATTGTGATGATTCAGCCCAGTTTTGGAGAACGTTACCTGAGCACTCCCCTCTTCCAAGACCCTGAACTTCAAGAGGCAGCAGCGATTAGTTAA
- a CDS encoding type II toxin-antitoxin system VapC family toxin: MRLYLDTIAYNRPFDDQSQVKIFLETQAVLLILQLIQDQQVELVNSNVLEYENSRNSNSERAKFVDFYLSRATFRQIANESIRQRAQTLEKMGLKAIDALHVACAEASQSDYFITCDKRLINRCKTLNLLVMNPADFILEMDDEN, from the coding sequence ATGCGGCTTTACCTTGATACCATCGCTTACAATCGCCCCTTTGATGACCAGTCTCAAGTTAAGATATTCCTGGAAACCCAAGCAGTCCTGCTGATTTTACAACTGATTCAAGATCAGCAAGTAGAATTAGTGAACTCCAACGTTTTAGAATATGAAAATAGCCGAAACTCTAATTCTGAGCGGGCAAAATTCGTTGACTTTTACCTGAGTCGGGCCACATTCCGGCAAATCGCCAACGAGTCGATTCGACAACGCGCCCAAACCTTAGAAAAAATGGGACTCAAAGCCATTGATGCCTTGCACGTTGCCTGCGCTGAAGCGAGCCAGAGCGATTATTTTATAACCTGTGATAAACGATTAATTAATCGGTGTAAAACCCTAAACCTACTCGTCATGAATCCCGCTGATTTTATTTTGGAGATGGATGATGAAAATTAA
- the ylqF gene encoding ribosome biogenesis GTPase YlqF, whose amino-acid sequence MTTPDIQWYPGHISKAEKQLAEQLKLVDVVLEVRDARIPLSTHHPQVPQWVGSKSRVLIINRVDTILPPLRDRWHLWFQRQGETPYFTNAQDGTGIKAISKAAKEAGIALNQRRLDRGMRPRAVRAVVIGFPNVGKSALINRLVGRRVVESARRAGVTKQLRWVRISDELELLDAPGVIPSKLEDQDAALKLAICDDIGEAAYDNQRVASAFVDMVKEIEAIGTGWMPPEALRSRYKLDPLPMTGEDYLHNFAESRYEGDVERAARQILNDFRKGLLGQIPLELPPE is encoded by the coding sequence ATGACAACTCCTGACATTCAATGGTATCCCGGCCATATTTCTAAGGCGGAAAAACAACTGGCGGAACAATTGAAGCTGGTGGATGTGGTGTTGGAGGTCCGGGATGCGCGGATTCCTTTGTCTACCCATCATCCCCAGGTGCCGCAGTGGGTGGGGAGTAAAAGCCGAGTTTTGATTATTAATCGGGTGGATACGATTTTGCCCCCCCTGCGCGATCGCTGGCATCTGTGGTTTCAACGTCAGGGAGAAACGCCGTATTTTACCAATGCTCAAGATGGGACGGGGATCAAGGCGATATCTAAGGCGGCAAAAGAGGCGGGGATTGCCCTGAATCAACGTCGTCTCGATCGCGGGATGCGCCCTCGCGCTGTTCGTGCGGTGGTGATTGGGTTTCCTAATGTGGGCAAATCGGCGTTGATTAATCGCTTAGTTGGGCGTCGTGTGGTGGAAAGCGCCCGACGTGCGGGGGTGACTAAGCAACTGCGTTGGGTGCGGATTTCCGATGAACTGGAACTGTTGGATGCCCCTGGGGTGATTCCCAGTAAGTTAGAGGACCAAGATGCTGCTTTAAAGTTAGCCATTTGTGATGATATTGGTGAGGCAGCTTATGACAATCAACGGGTGGCATCGGCATTTGTGGATATGGTGAAAGAGATTGAGGCAATTGGGACCGGATGGATGCCACCGGAGGCGTTGCGATCGCGCTATAAACTTGACCCTCTCCCCATGACGGGGGAAGATTATCTCCATAATTTTGCCGAATCCCGATATGAAGGCGATGTGGAACGGGCGGCGCGGCAAATTCTCAATGATTTTCGCAAGGGATTGTTAGGTCAAATTCCCCTAGAATTGCCTCCGGAATAA